Within Mytilus edulis chromosome 10, xbMytEdul2.2, whole genome shotgun sequence, the genomic segment GTCATTGTTTGGACCTTTTATCCTAAACTGTTGTAAAGGTCCAGGACTTTTTAGTAAAAAATGTTAATTGAACCCCTGACAAACTTTAATTTTAAGTATTTcttcttttataataatttttctaaacaCCTTAAAACTAATGTAATTTGTATTTATAAGACTTTACTTTCAGACTTTCAGATGTTTTTTAATCgtctatatcaatttttttttcaggctTACAAGTCAGTTGTGAATGACACATCAGTATTCCGTCTAGAAATTCCTATGAAAAATAAAGGGTGAGTCAGAATATTGAATAAATAGCCAGCCATATTATTTTAAAGCTGAAATTGTGTTTGGAAAAAGCAAAAAGATCAAATATCAGATATGAAAATTAAATTGTGTTATGGTGCTTTGTTATTCAGTCTAGAACACAGATCGtatattgaaattttgatataaatCTTAGTTTAGGCCATGAAGAGGACCAGATTTCTCTGGCATAAAGATTGTCAGTCTGTAACACGCCTCACAATGACAGGGCTATAATATTTTTACATAGTTTGAGAGTTTATAATATCTGAATTTCTTTTCTTTCGCTGAACTAAATCTCAATATGGTTTTGAAtgatttaatattgattttgaacTTAATTCTAATGAAAATTAACTACATTTATTTAGAATTCTTATTGGCTTAATCACAGTTtgaaaaaatgtcagaatatgaaTAAGATAAGTTGTGGAATTTATTGATTTGTGTTTACTATGACAAAATTCCAATTACATGATGTATATTTAGTATGAAATTTAAGGtgatacctaacactacagggagataactctgtaaaatcagcagaacgttttaatgacgtgttgttaagggaatattaagcttctcaatgatcaaaataagtttttgtcaaactgctatataacccatgtaatttttctgattaaacggttatttcaaagtttttgaaatttttatatttttgtcaatggGTCAaactaaatactttgtcaaaatttaaagaaaattaaacaagccaaattaattttagttcaaatgttaggtaccaccttaatgtgtATTAAATGTCCAAGACTTCAAAAAAAAGTTAGTTGAAAATACACAACTTTAGGTTAGCATATGTTTTCTAGTGTTGGACAAAAGCCAAACCTACATGGCATGCTTCGgagttttaataatattttgatattgtatTTCAGTATTGGTGCCAAAACACAGCCTGAGTCAAAGTGTCCTGAACTTTTAGCTAATTACTGTGATATGTTGTTACGTAAAACACCATTAAGTAAGAAACTCACCTCAGAGGAAGtggaaactaaattaaaagatgtggtaagTAAATTATGTCTAAGTTTAacctatttttatgccccatttatgggcattatgttttctggtctgggCGTCTATTCTTTTGTCTGTCTTTTTGCCGTCTGTTTGTAGTTTGTCCATCTGTTCAtgcgtctgtctgtttgtttgtctccTGCTTCCTGTTAAAgttttcaggtttaagtttttggtctagGTTGTTTTTGATAAagtggaagtccaatcaacttgaaacttagtacacatgttccctatgatatgatctttctactttttatgccaaataagagattttaccccatttttacggtccactgaacagaGAAAATGATAAtacggatggggcatctgtgaaCTACGGACACATTATTGTTCATAGAATGTTACGAGCAGCTGAATAGCCCTCTGCGTAATCTTAACTTCCTCTGTGTTGGTCCTCTAAACAAGTTATAATTTTAAACTTTGCCTACAATGCACTTTTTGCCTTTTACTTTTATAGGTCTACTTGTACCTTCAATATTCTATAAAAATTCTTGGTCGAAATAGTCTGTGTGTGTACacttgttcattattttttttttcatatatttcaacTGAAATGATATAATATCTAAATATTAAAAAGTCATTAACTTTTTGAATCTTTAATTAATTCAAGTtactttatcaaaaatatcaatttagtatttcacatttaataatttaaatttcaGTTACTTGTGTTAAAGTATGTACAGAATAAAGATGTTTTTATGAGGTATCACAAGGCACATCTAACACGGCGATTGATATTAGACACATCAGCAGATAATGAGAAAGAAGAAAATATGGTGGAGTGGTTAAGGGTAAGTGACAATACAGCTTGAGTGGATCATTACCTTACCAGAGGGGATAGGAGTGGGTGTTGTCCCAAATTCCTGATAAAAAATGCTGAATcccaaataacaaaaataaggcATTCTTTCCTGAGTTCTGAAAAATTAATCATTTATTCCAGAATCCTGATAAGTGTAAATCCCAAATTCTTGGAAGAATGAAGGCCCAATCCCAATGAAAAAGGTCTGTCTGCACTTCCTTTTAGCCGAACCATGTGCactcaagttttaaaaaaatgtagaaaagttGAATACAAATGCCTTTTGATTATATTAATCAattgttagctcacctggctcatATATTTAAACCTGGAACAGTCCTGAGGACAATCATTTAATAGCATCTGACTTCAATTGTAAGTAAGATATTGAAAAACTGgcttttttgtttgaatttatttagataaaatatatgtatttttatacTTATAGGAAGTAGGTATGCCTGCAGACTATGTAAATAAATTAGCCAGAATGTTCCAAGATATTAAAGTCAGTGATGATCTCAATCAAGAATTTAAAGATGCTCACCGGAACAACAATGAAGGAATTGCAGGTCAGTATAGTGCATGttcatttaattttatgtttttgtttatatatgtgCAATTTTTGCACCGTTACAATGTTGTACAGTAAAAATTCATTTTGGGACTGTTTGTTTTGTGGAAAATTCTGATGATAAGTCCAGGAAATTTATCAGGTTCAAGTTAAATTCACATTTGctcaatttatatttaattccGATGAGTCAAACTGGATTGATACGAAATCTCAGATCAGTGGAATGGTTAAGTTAAGTTCCTTCCCCTTTCACTTATAACAGGTTGACTGTAGTcaatacacaatataagtaaatTGTCAACAAATGTCTGAGACCCAAGGATAGAATGAGATGTTATaattcacatgtgaaataaatccTGTAATTTCACTCTTCAAACGTTGTCAAGATGTTATCAATTGCTTCCATCAATCATTGTCAATATGAAGTAAGAACAGGtagaaaaagatatatattttctaCTTTATACACATTAGAAGTCaaggtgtttaaaaaaaaaacaaatagcaataaaaaaaatcaaataagttaTATAAAAGATACAATTTGGAAGTAAAATATTGTTATCATATTGaacaaaaatttaatttctttctagattctataaatataaaaatccTTAATGCTGGAGCATGGGCCAGGTCTAGTGATAGAATAGCTGTAACACTGCCAATGGAATTAGAAGACTATATCCCACAAGTGGAGGAGTTTTACCGACAGAAACACAGTGGTCGTAAACTACAGTGGCATCATCTGATGTCTAATGGAATTGTAAGTATTCAGCTTATATCTGAGTACATTACCTTATTGaatttgctcatcgttgaaggctgtactgtcATCTATAGTTGCCTACATCTAcatctataaaaaagaagatgtggtatgattgccaatgagacaactttccacaagagaccaaataacacagaattaaacaactataggtcaccacacggccttcaacaatgagcaaagcccataccgcatagtcacatagtcagctacaaaaggcctgaaatgacaaatgtaaaacaattcaaacaacaaaactaacagcctaatatATGTGcaagaaatgaacgaaaaacaaaaatgtaacacatcaagaaatgacaactactgaattagaggctcctgacttgggacaggcacatgcatacagaatgtggcggcgttaaacatgttagcagaatcccaatcctccccctaaccttggacagtggtgtaacataacaacataagaatgaagtataaaaatcagttgaaaagggcttaactcatcagatgtaATACTACACACAATGGATGTGGCCGcctacttgtatatcccaacaacaaaaagacactacgtacaaatctgagagtactggCAGTTACTAACATCTAGTTCAAAGCCACAAAcaacttataataaaaaaaatcatacatctaagactaaattatcaatccgtacacatccaacatccaatggattaagtgtaaagacgtcataaacagtcaagatacaggtatcgacagattgtagatccatgaatgtatacatgtatataacaataatattcagTTTGCTTTTAatatactgataacaaaatcaatattaataccaataaagaATCTACATCATTTGGATTCTGTAAGATAGTTGTTTCAaagtcaatcataccacatcttattttagctcacctgacccaaagaatctaaccatgtatttatttTGGGCtctttatcaaattggtccaatttgaggtccaaagggttcaaGAATTCAACTttggtttgatttgattttattattttcatcacaaaTTTAATTCTTAgggttctttggtatgctgaTTCTAaccatgtacttagattttggaccattataggtaaatgtcCAGTTTCAAGTTTTTAAgttctttgacacattcattttttgtcacaaatctatgctgtgtcaaatattcaatcacaatccaaattcatgGATGCATCACCagcaaattcaaaaatttgtcataaaatatgTGATTATTGTCagtaaatataattataaaattggaTTATCGCCTTTATAAGATTTCAATGTTTCTTTTCAGATTACTTTTGGTAACGATACAGGCAAGTTTGACTTAGAAGTCACAACATTTCAAATGGGAGTATTATTTGCCTGGAATCAGAGACCTAAAGATAAAATAAGTTATGAGAGTTTACGTTTAGCAACAGAACTACCAGATACAGAATTGAGAAGAACACTAATGGTGAGTTTAATTCTCAACCTTACTGCATCATATCTGTcgaattcatttttttaagtgcttgataaatattttaaaaggtagTAGTGTATTAAAAAAGAGTTTCTTATTTGTTTGAAAAGTATTATTTTATACTGCTTGAAATATGGTTTAGgcattttttatacgcccgtcaaaattttgacgggacgtattatggtatacaaatgtccggtgtccgtccgtccgtctgtccgtccgtccgtccgtccgtctgtccgtctgtccggcgtaaacatgtcgcaccgtaacttgagaacgacttatccaaatttcatgaaactttatatagttgtttcttatgatggtcaaatgatctgtatactttttggtgaaaataagatttaaactttttgagttacggcactttgtaactaaaacaggggtgtgttttttttcacatgtcgcactgtatctcaaaaacttttcttgattattgcttaaaactttacacacttcttagttataataatcttaatatctgtatactttttggtgatgattcaaaatttcatttttgagtttttgagtattttgtaaaaaaagggggaggttttttttacatgtcgcgccgtatctcaaaaacgatttatgatttttgcttaaaactttacacacttctttgttatattaatctaaagatctgtatactttttggtgattattcaaaatttcatttttgagttattgagtattttgtaaaaaagggggaggttttttttacatgtcgtgccgtatctcaaaaacgatttatgattattgcttaaaactttacacacttctttgttatattaatctaaagatctgtatactttttggtgatgactcaaaatttatttttgagttattgagtattttgtaaaaaaggggagggttttttttacatgtcgcgccgtatctcaaaaacaatttatgattattgcttgaaactgtacacacttctttgttatactaatttaaagatctgtatactttttggtttgattcaaaattttattttagtgatatttgtaaaaaaaaacagggtgggggggtttcacatgtcccgccgtgtcgcaaaaacaataaatggttattgcttaaaacttcctcagaaactatttatgattattgcataaaacttccacacaagatgtcgggcgtatcatgcgctcatggcgcagctgtttatttcgAATCATTTAAAGATTGTATGTTGACTTCTAAACATATGTTTTTGGCCTCAACACTCAGTGACAGGGGCATATATAACCCATGTCAATCTTTTTCAATCATTACACAAAGTTcccatttatttttatgtttttggtttgattcctcattaaaaagtatctttatttttttctaatttaaatccATCAGTGTATTTGTGGTAGTGTGCTTGTCTATTTCAGTGCAGGGCTCATATTTATATTCAGTAAAATGTTCTCCCCCTGAATATGCATTGAAATGTACTACTGGACATTTAACAGCCATCAATTATCATCATTGTGgggatttttttcctcatttgtTTTTCCCCGACAAATAAGTGTAAAAATCGGGGGAGGGGGGGCCTTAGTTGCTTCCCTGGGCAACTTAGGGTTGATGTAACAGctgattattaataaaatatgtttaaaattaaaaaaaaaaattatcatcatTGTATTTCTAGAAACAATTTAATTTCAtactaattatataaaatttctaTTGCAGTCACTAGTAGCATTTCCTAAGATTAAAAGGCAGCTATTATTGTGTTCACCTGAGACTAAATCATTGAAAGAATTCACTGATAGTACACAGTTCTGGGTAAACCAGGAATTCTCACTTATGTAAGTGTATTTTACATGTATGCACATTGAAAGACCATATATGTTGTCAGAAGGAAAATGGAAAATTATTTATCCaaagtttttgtaattttttaaatgaCCAAGAAAAATTTGCTATTAGTTTAACCAAAATGGAATGCAAAAGTTGTAGAaactttaaaaattacaaatggaCAATTGTGCATGTGCAAATTTCCATGTAGGAGATGCATGCCTGTTAAACAGACagatgttattttaattttactatcattttgtatgtttaaAACTAAGTTGGTCCTGAATATTCTTCTACAAGATAAAAAAACAGGAAGATTTCATCATGGAATCTTATTCAAACTCTGAGAAAACACcaaaaagtgcaataactccacctttggaatatttttttgtttcccacaggcaacatgtatatctaaaaataaaaataaaaataataccagAAGTAAGTGCACAAAGACATGATTCATGTATTATATCTTGTACAACTGTTACTTCAAAGAGGGGCATAAAGGGGGGTATCTGCATGGAAGAACACGAAATataattgccatttcacgatgaaggaataattaaaaatttcctgcatgttgatctttttaccaatttcacaAAACACagtcaataaccgacattttcaCGGCTGCATgttaaataaaaatggcaaaacatgttgcatggaaataaccctttaccaccctcttcaaaagatattgatattttattacaGTAAAAATGGAAAGGTACAGAAAAGAGGTAAAATAAACTTAGTAGGACGTTTACAGTTATCTACAGAGAAGAGTCAAGAGGAGGACAATGAAGGCATCATGCAGCTTAGGATATTACGTGTTCAGGTAAAACATTTTCTCTTTGTTATAACCTAGTTTCAAATacttatttgatagatttttcatattttagcttgaatcagagcgtttttaatgactaaaccAGTTAAAagctttcacataaactaatcgaatcaattgaaatagacactaaaagtgtttaaaaagtgtccaaaaacttccGCTAGATggacctgaaatttgaggccaaaatcggcccttaccgtcCCTACTCCTTCGCGAAATCTGTGAGCAATAGGTCACAGCTCTACTTGTTGTCTTTTAATTTGACACTGTTGACTCTTGGAAAGTAACTGACATTGCTGACATTATACAAGTGGGTTTGCTTTATTTACCTTTGGCAAGTTGTTCTCATTATTGAACTTTGGCGAGTGTTTAGCACTTTTGACCTTAGGTAAGTGATTGACACTATTTATCTAAGGCAAGTAACGCTATCAAAGATATTtttcaccatttaaaaaaaactatttcattaGATCATTCACTTATTTAAGTTGTTTTCCGAAACCACAGTAAGATGTTGCAAGAAAGAAACCATTGAATAGAATACTACAGACTAACACAAATATACCATTAATCCTTTAAACATCTATGGACATATTAATGTGTCAGCCTTTAATTCTTaaaagtggtatgattgtcaatgaaacaactcaccaccttcttcttcttctttttcttcttctttcgtAAATCCCTCCAATATTggaccaccagagaccaaatgacatagcaattaaaaactataggtcactgtacagcctcaacaatgagcaaaacacatattgcaagctataaaagaccctgacaTAATAAATGTTAAACAGTAAAAACGAGGAAAaataacagccttatttatgaataaaacaataaacaaaaaaacaaacatgatatactgcatcaaacaacaaccactgaaatagacgtatttacacttgtttgcaaatttgtccgccattacgtaaaatcacacaggttcccgtaaactttgacatcataattaaaaaaatgaaatatttgacataacaatttaaaagtgattgttgcttgacgtcaaaaggtgatttagagtagatctaaggtcattcggagtcaagattcagctaaataccaaaagtgtaaatacgtttatacaggcttgggacaggcacaataAGTGCTGGTGTTAAACTTGTTTGTGAACTTCAAACTCTCCACTTTGTTTTCTTTTCTAGAAGTTTtaaagtctttagttttttacttTCCAGTTGTTGGAATTAAATTAGGACATTAAAATCTGTGAATTTATAGTTTGAAAGTGTCTTTGAATTGATTTTGTATTGAAAAGCTGaaatttattaattgttttatatttgcagGAAGCAATTGTAAAGATTATGAAGATGAGAAAGCGAATAACCAACGCAGCTTTACAAACTGAACTTGTAGAAATATTACGAAATATGTTTCTACCCTCTAAAAAACTGATTAAAGAACAAATTGAATGGTTGATAGAACATAAATATATGAAGAGAGACGAggataatataaatatgtttatttatatggCATAACGTACTAATGAAAACATCCCTTTTCGGCAATCTTAAAATGAATGGTGCTTGTCGATCGAAGCTACTCTTCGCATTTGACTGGCCTCATTTTTGTTCTTAGGACTTTTTGTACCTTATTCAATAAAGTAAGGACCTGAAGCTCTTAGAAAATGAAATAATGGATCTCTTATTGAAACGTTCAataaaaaaactgaattttaatctAATCACCAACTGAATGAAACTAATTTTGTAGTTTTATAGTATTTCCTGTTGTTAAAGAAATAACAGCAGAGCACTATTTATCAGTTTCTTGCAGCAATTTTCATATACACTAATTTGTTACAccatattattttcacaatttgcCTTTAAGATCCATGCTCTAACCTTTAGTTTCAAAACTTGAAATTAGTTTCCTTTTCTTTATTCAGTTGTACTTTCCAATTTTTTTAACAGTCTTTATTTTACTGTATGTtgaaaaagtaaatatatttgtaataaaaccCTCACAGAACATGCATATTCAAATCCAAAATTCCTTGAACGGCTGATTGTAAAGAATGATGACTGCTGCTTTCTCATAATTTTCTAATGATATATTTCTTATCCCAAAACtatagatgaatttaaaattaagAGAAAAGGTACTATCATATGCctaaaccccccaaaaaaaatcattttacctCATTTGTTTAGtattgtttagaaaaaaaataaatgcagcAAATTCTATATATTGAAAGCATAGGTTATTATATTTTACCCTTCAAAAATATTAGCACTACACTGCTTGAATAATTTTTCGTATCATAAATAAGAGAAAACTTTAGAGGGAGATTAATCAATGCTTATTTTTACGGTGTAATTTGAAAGTTAAAAGAATGTCCTGTGAACAGTTTGTGTTAACATTGTACATAAAACCCTTCTTACCTTATTAAGATTTGAAGATCTGCTTTGagataacaaaaaaatagaatcaGGAAAAATAGGCATTTAAAATTTTGacatgaaaataatgaaatattttgatattgtaaCATGATAGGTATGATAGGACACATTAATCAcaattttgtgtacattttttatttgatctatTGAAAAAACTTTCACTTTAAGATATAGCATTTTGAAAAACTTTGTTTTATCAGTTCTGAGAACACCCctacaatttttgtttttcagaaaaaaaggttTTGAGACAAACCCATTCCAGTGACATTTCTGTACACTGTGCCATATTGATACCCCAGGGATGTTTTATCAGCGGGCTTTCACATTCTAATTGTACATAGTTTTACattgtttgtatatatgtaaacattttgtatatcTTTTAGTATCACATTAAGTATGGATGTTTGTTCATTTCATTTTAAGAATTTATGCATAAATTAACATCTAGTTGAAAAATTACCGTATTTAACAATTTGATATAATATTAGTCAGGGACTTTTTATTCTAATGGTTTTTGaggggaaaaaaatgaaatatctgtTTGATAATATAGAATAAAGTTTTCTTAAATCATGGACTGTATTTCAATGAAACATTGTGCACCTCCAATTTGATATTTTTGGCAAGACATGGCTTTTGTTGTCAAAGTAAGTGAAACATTTGGTACCAATAATTCCCTACTAAACCAGTTAATAGATTATAATGAAGCTTTCACATAATTTATCTTTCATAAATCCATTTTAAACCTCGTATCTATTTCCTTATCTGAATGATTTTGGAAAAGGTTTTGAAAGAGATAATCCTGTCTGTCAACTCAAGAATATGagtttttaaaacaaacacaaaaagtaTTAAGCATACAACAAGGTTAATAACAAAGAAAGCTCTGACAAAGGTGTCATATTATAAGCATGCTCAACATACCTCATGTTCTCTATGGGCACTCTGggtcctccaccaataaaaaatggctgccatgaAATAACCCTAGTGCGGAAAGGGGCATTAAACACCAACCtatcaataaataaatcatattgATTCACTTGAATTTTTCAATTCACACAGGTAAATATGCCCTTTGCCTTTGACAACCATttgtatatgataaaaaaattaaacgacaggtTATTGATTAGGAACATTTTTTAAGATGTTTATCATTTACTGTAGATATAAagtttatatggtcatttttaccattttttgtaTGAAAGCGAGTtttgaatttcaatatatatgtataaagtaaTATTTGTTGGTATTTatgttttaacatttgttttgtgtcatatgaaacatattattttcattatttagcTTGCACTGTAAACCATTTCCTCTACATTatgcatatatttaattttgacATAGAGGATTTCCTCAATATTTGATGCCACATAAGTagtgatatatatttatagattatcgttggttatcTGAACGAGAtagattttctcgcttgagccgataaggcaaaagtgagaaaagcaattgagttgagatgaccaatgataatctatttatCGCTTTTTTACTTATGATGACTTTGTTCATTTCATTGATGTTCATTTCATT encodes:
- the LOC139492159 gene encoding cullin-5-like → MAMLRQGQSQFEDRWPSMRPTALKLLRQEPVTKAEWQDLFCAVHSVCLWDDKGPQKMYQALQDDILEFIQHAQSRVLKNQEDSALLKAYIAEWGKFFTQCDYLPKPFMQLVTSLSGKPHGSVPKKTPGEESLVRKLMLDSWNQNIFSNIKQRLQDSAMKLLHAERNGEAFDSQLVIGVRESYVNLSSDVEDKLKIYRENFEKAYLEATEKFYKLKAPQYLEANGVQNYMRYADSKLKEEEARARRYLETGWGCNSVATLTECCVTVLVTAFKETILKECAQMIKSNETERLRLMFSLMDRVPDGITQMLVDLEHYIFNQGLADMMAAAESITTDSEKYVEQLLELFNRFSTLVKDAFMDDPRFLTSRDKAYKSVVNDTSVFRLEIPMKNKGIGAKTQPESKCPELLANYCDMLLRKTPLSKKLTSEEVETKLKDVLLVLKYVQNKDVFMRYHKAHLTRRLILDTSADNEKEENMVEWLREVGMPADYVNKLARMFQDIKVSDDLNQEFKDAHRNNNEGIADSINIKILNAGAWARSSDRIAVTLPMELEDYIPQVEEFYRQKHSGRKLQWHHLMSNGIITFGNDTGKFDLEVTTFQMGVLFAWNQRPKDKISYESLRLATELPDTELRRTLMSLVAFPKIKRQLLLCSPETKSLKEFTDSTQFWVNQEFSLIKNGKVQKRGKINLVGRLQLSTEKSQEEDNEGIMQLRILRVQEAIVKIMKMRKRITNAALQTELVEILRNMFLPSKKLIKEQIEWLIEHKYMKRDEDNINMFIYMA